The following is a genomic window from Papilio machaon chromosome 7, ilPapMach1.1, whole genome shotgun sequence.
CCAGGAATTCACTTTTAAAGAGCTAAATTATCTTAATGATGCATTCAGAGACGTTAAGTGGTCACTATATGTTCCTTTGTGTGAGAAATGTACACTAAttgatcaaatattttaactcaCCTATATAAGCAGGGGCCGCTTTCCCCATAGTATCGAGACAGACACCAGCAGCTTTATTCTTCACCATTCCCCAGTGCACATTCTTGGGCAGCTTCGGGAACTTATCGTACACATCGTAGGCCACATTCTCCATGAACCAGCTGAAACTTTTGCATTTCAATCTCTCTTTTAACGCTAGTTGGTCACTAATATCGCCCATATCCAAAAACCTAGCCATAGGTTCTCTAGTGTAGAAGTACTCTTTATGTTCCTCGTCAAACCATGTTTCTATTACTCTCTTGTAGTTTATTGTGATGAGAGAACCTTTACGATTCTTCGCGAGGCTTCCGAATGAGTACGGCATAAACGCTCTGTACACGTGTCCCACTCGAGAACAAGGCACCCATTCGATACTGCCGCCACATtgccaaattttaaaactcaaCTCAAAGTTCTCACCACCCCATACTAATAGACCAGGATCATATGCTCCAATTTCAAGGAAATATCTTCTATTGATGGCGAACAATCCACCCGCGTGTGTCGGACTCTTGTACGGTTCCGATTTATGTTTGTGGAGATTCGATTCCCTTTCGGGGACTTCGTTCTCTTTGTAGAGCATTCCCCATTCGAATATGCCTCTGTAATTTGTACCATGTTGGTATACCGGTCGGTATTCGAAAGTCCTGTGATCGATTCCGTCTATAACTGGTACGGTCATGATCCTATAGTCTCTGTATATAGGAGCTAGTAGAGGCGGTAACCAGTTTACGTTGACCTCGCAGTGAGCGTCTAAGAAAACTATGACGTCACCGGTCGCCTCCTGCGCCCCCCGAGACCGAGTTCGAATCAAACCCTCCCTCTGTGTGTTTCGAATCAAACGCACTTTACCGTTCCATCGTTTTATATACTGGTCGAGattgtcttttaaattttctttatctgAATAATCATCGACCTGTAATGAAagcaacatttaatatttatttaaatgcaagGAAGAAATTGCCTATTCAAAGAGTTGTAGATTTCAGATATCACGAGGGCACTTAACGTCGCGCGAGTCGCTACGCAGTTTCGCGTTTCTTCTTCAAAAGGGAATTTCgcaaagatatttgaaaagagctATAATAACAAATCAAGATATAACTTGGTCGGTGATCGATTAAGGAATGTATATTATAACTATACCTAACAGGaagtaaaatagaaaatttaaattcacgaaCAATCAAAGATCCTGTTTCAAGATAGATAGATCCTTATACACACTACAAATCTAGATatgcttattattattttgtggaCATATAGCTTACCAATACAATTTCGTGTAGTATATTAGGAGGTGAGCGGTCTATGACGGAGTGTACAGTTCTCATCAGCACGGAGAAACCCTCGTTGTGGAACACGATGATGACCGATGTGGTCGGCAGATCCTTGGGATAGTGCCAGTATTTACACTCCTCCAGCCGAGTGTCCGGAATAGATctacgtaaaaataaaaccatatttaaatcttactaattaattttatattaattaggcTGGAGGAATACATAgatcactatttttttttttcaattccccaaatacaataattacatataacatagacaatatatttttttattattttttgaaatttgttagttttataatCATTCTTATAGCTTACTAGCTGTTGcacacgactccgtccgcgcggaattaaaaagaaaaattaacttaataagtagcctatgtgttccttcAGACTATGATcgatatctatgccaaatttcatcgagatccgttgagcctggagataccttcaaacatccatccattgatctaaacattcgcatttataagtaagattcTTCTCTTCTTGAAGATTCTTGTCTTTTTTGgtgtttttaatgaaattatgttctataaaCGGTTTAATATGATATAAGCTAAGAATAAATTAGGGAACGAAACAGTCAGCGTTAGCATTTTGTCTAATAATTTCGCTcgaatcatttaaaataattaaatttacgtaCATTCTAAGATATTGGATCAGATTATTGTGTATTTACTCAATAATCTCTTCTAAAAGTCAACATATTTTCACAGAAAACCTAGGTCAACTTATACTGGTTTGTTTACCAGCTTTCTAAATTTGACCTAGTTTTATGAAGTCAACATCGTAAGTCGAAGttcgtataatattttaattaaattaatatctgcTTATAAAAACCTTCAACATTAAAAGAACTCTTCATTGTCTAAACGTTTATCTTTACTATAACATTTGAGGTTTTTCATCCAATtactattattgtttttttttttactaaaaaaagcGTGTACTTGAGTAAACAGACCGCCAGAAACTTGCAATAGAAGTCTTCAGTATTAATAATCATCAATTAGGTTTTGtagtactaaaaaaaaaatttaaactccaaaaaaattatgtcaaataaaactgaaataaatcCAAGTTCATATAGTTTAGCATAGTTGAATAATGTACAATCAGAtgtaaaaagataatattatcaatgttATCTTGAATGGTTAAGCAAATACCcaaaactgattaaaaattacaaacaaaacacgaaaatacaattaaatctgTGATAATCCTGTAAAAGTGTGATAAGTGAAGAATTGTGAGAACTACATATTTTTGCTCTAAaacacaacatttttataaccatatataaaaaaatattatttcttcgGTTTTTATAGCcagatatgtatttttatagacaGACAAACttacaaacttttaatttcaattcgtGCAATAAACTTTGTGCAGATAATTTTGTAGATATGTTGTTAGTGGGTACATCCCTATTAATGTCAGTGGGTACATCCCTATTAAGAGTAGCGTCATTGCACTATGGTTTTTCTCTGTGGtaacaataaatgtttaacaaaagtaaacggtgtgtttcaataaaaataatattaataacaggTTATGGGCTCAGGCTGCCCAGAGAAAACAgtgcataaaataatatttataacatatgtatcctacaatttttttaggaGAAAACAAACAGTTAATTGCGTTGTCTGTTTTTTGATTGTGCCTATATAAAGCTATATATaatgtactaatattataaatgcgaaagtttagatggatggatgtttgtttgaaggtatctccggaacatctcaacagatctagatgaaatttggcacagatgtggaacataatctggatgaacacatgggctacttttaaaggtttttttaaacttctgtgcggacggagtctcgaaagacagctagttataacatatttatcaaataaattaatgtaaaagcCCTCTTACTTAAGCCAATAACGATAGCCAATTTTGAATCATGAGTGATTTTGCAATGGTTGGTGGTAATCACCATgggataattaattaaaatttcattacaaatgttaaaatgtgCAATAAAAAGTACCGCAAACATTACTAAATACTAATTCTTTTCAttagttaactttttaacaaTGTACTTATTAATTACCCTCACAAGTgcactaaaattaattttagattcCCTAACTAAGGTTAAATGACGAAgataaacaaattttgatgaaacaaacccaaattatgtaaaaaaaaacatctaatcTTTCATACTAAACATATTTCAGTGTGAcaacaatttttacatatgAATATGAACTTGTCAAGTGAATTAGTAGCAcagaatgttaattttttttcaaatctataagtttttacaaagtttaggatttaatttctatagatgatgtataaagatttttatttcatacccATTTCACACACTGAATTTTGCTTGaaattttttcataacaaCATACATATGTGAAAAATTAAAGCTCTTGTGGTGACTGCTGTTAGATATTTTGATTCTAAGTGggaaactaatttaattttttgactgtacaattttttaaagatattgtaGTATTATTAACTTACCTGTTCATGGCAATATCATCTGATGCAGCAATATTCATTCCATATTCACTCTCCGACTCACTGATGTCATTTGTCCTGTCCTGAGACATGTGATATGGCTTCCCTTCTTCCCCAGGACCACTCACTGATCTCCTAGTCTTAGGCTCAAAGTTACCTAGTTctggaagaaaataaaagtataaattaacatgtatttgtctatttttggtacattttattttatagtttataccTTATGgaatcaattattaaaaattctaatgaACCAAcagttattatgtaaaatatgaaagtttTGGTATtgggtaaaattttattctttcacATTCCTGTTTCTTGTAtgctacataaaaataaagtacttaatttcggaatttataaatggtgaatacaatttcaaaaagaacgaaaaaaattttgtaaaagtttacTGCTTTGAATGTTtacaattgttattaaaagcCGGTTCTCATGCTCATGTGTatattgtcaaataaaaacgttGTCGGCTTTATTGCTATTGGGCCACATAACTGTAACGTTACCACATTGCACAAAAagtgttattaaaacttaccAGTGTTTAGTGCCGGATACACATTTCTATGGAATTTGTAGTAACTTTTTTGAGCGTCCGAGTTGATAAATTCACTTGTATCAATGCCGACGTTTGCACTAGACCAACTTTGCAAGGCATAAATCAAAACTAGTAATATCGCACAAATCCCTGCTATGCGAAAAATCCTTCCACGTCTTACGTTTGTTATTCTCATTTTTTTGTTGGTGCcgtttttacattaaaattcaaaacaacaaattagaaaaataaccGTGTTGTGCTATTGGAAAGAGAGTATCTTCGGTCCCGGTACTATGGATTCAAGTCAAGACACTCTTGATGCGATGACGATTATTGTTTGATTGTTGCTTTTGGTTGCTTTCAACTTTCAAACcactttgacatttttttgacAACATGACAACTctctaacaaatattatagcTATGGCCAAAGAtcataaacttaatatttaacaatagttcaaatatttttaaaaggttaatattttatagtaaattaatgaaaacattgGCATTAATAACTTAACCAATGAACAAGACTATGGTCACTAACAATCGTCTAGCTAGCTGTTTTTCTTTACTGGCACGGTGTTGCCCTACTTAAAAGTCGGCTCCATTGCTCTTTGATTTTTCTAATGGGGGAAGAGAAATTACCGAAAAcgaaacttaaattaaatggtggctacttattacttatcTTCCTGTACCCAATAACtctctctttctctctctGCCTAGCTCGTATCCCACATGGTGGTGGGGTCGGCTTTTCCAATCAGTTTCCTCCACCTCGCCCTGTCCTCGACATCTTCATCTGAGACTTGGCACTCACTTATGTCTTTTAGCACTACATCTTTCCATCTAGTTTTGGGTCTGCCTCTGGATCTGCGGCCGGGAAGGGAAAGATGTAGTGCTAAATTACCGACGTAGTCCGGCGGCCTCCTCCTTATGTGACCATACCATCGCAGCCTACTCTCCTGCATCTTATCAGCGATATCGCGCACACCGAGGCTACCTCGCACGAACTCGTTGCGGATCTTATCGAGCCTGGTTACGCCGCACATCCATCTCAACATCTTCATTTCAGCAACTTGAATGGTATGCACGTTCTTTTGAGTTATGGTCCACGTTTCTCTGCCGTACATGAGGACTGGTCTTATCATGGACTTATCCTGTACCCAATA
Proteins encoded in this region:
- the LOC106719528 gene encoding N-acetylgalactosaminyltransferase 7 isoform X2; this encodes MRITNVRRGRIFRIAGICAILLVLIYALQSWSSANVGIDTSEFINSDAQKSYYKFHRNVYPALNTELGNFEPKTRRSVSGPGEEGKPYHMSQDRTNDISESESEYGMNIAASDDIAMNRSIPDTRLEECKYWHYPKDLPTTSVIIVFHNEGFSVLMRTVHSVIDRSPPNILHEIVLVDDYSDKENLKDNLDQYIKRWNGKVRLIRNTQREGLIRTRSRGAQEATGDVIVFLDAHCEVNVNWLPPLLAPIYRDYRIMTVPVIDGIDHRTFEYRPVYQHGTNYRGIFEWGMLYKENEVPERESNLHKHKSEPYKSPTHAGGLFAINRRYFLEIGAYDPGLLVWGGENFELSFKIWQCGGSIEWVPCSRVGHVYRAFMPYSFGSLAKNRKGSLITINYKRVIETWFDEEHKEYFYTREPMARFLDMGDISDQLALKERLKCKSFSWFMENVAYDVYDKFPKLPKNVHWGMVKNKAAGVCLDTMGKAAPAYIGTSTCHGAGNNQLFRLNEAGQLGVGERCVEADSDSLKQAICRLGTVDGPWSYDEAHNQLVHRLHSHCLTLQPQSRALGLAPCDPHNTFQQWTIAHKKPNW
- the LOC123721150 gene encoding uncharacterized protein LOC123721150, with product MIRPVLMYGRETWTITQKNVHTIQVAEMKMLRWMCGVTRLDKIRNEFVRGSLGVRDIADKMQESRLRWYGHIRRRPPDYVGNLALHLSLPGRRSRGRPKTRWKDVVLKDISECQVSDEDVEDRARWRKLIGKADPTTMWDTS
- the LOC106719528 gene encoding N-acetylgalactosaminyltransferase 7 isoform X1, with product MRITNVRRGRIFRIAGICAILLVLIYALQSWSSANVGIDTSEFINSDAQKSYYKFHRNVYPALNTELGNFEPKTRRSVSGPGEEGKPYHMSQDRTNDISESESEYGMNIAASDDIAMNRSIPDTRLEECKYWHYPKDLPTTSVIIVFHNEGFSVLMRTVHSVIDRSPPNILHEIVLVDDYSDKENLKDNLDQYIKRWNGKVRLIRNTQREGLIRTRSRGAQEATGDVIVFLDAHCEVNVNWLPPLLAPIYRDYRIMTVPVIDGIDHRTFEYRPVYQHGTNYRGIFEWGMLYKENEVPERESNLHKHKSEPYKSPTHAGGLFAINRRYFLEIGAYDPGLLVWGGENFELSFKIWQCGGSIEWVPCSRVGHVYRAFMPYSFGSLAKNRKGSLITINYKRVIETWFDEEHKEYFYTREPMARFLDMGDISDQLALKERLKCKSFSWFMENVAYDVYDKFPKLPKNVHWGMVKNKAAGVCLDTMGKAAPAYIGTSTCHGAGNNQLFRLNEAGQLGVGERCVEADSDSLKQAICRLGTVDGPWSYDEAHNQLVHRLHSHCLTLQPQSRALGLAPCDPHNTFQQWTIAHKKPN